CGGTAGTACTTTTCGCGCCGGTACCAGCCCGTCGCCGCGCCCAGTGCACAGCCGCTCAGCAGGCCAAACAGGTGCGCCTCGTTGGCCACAATGCCCGCCAGACCGACATAACAGATCACCAGCCAGGCCAGCATGAACAGCACGATCTCGCGGCGCAGCCCGTATCCCGCCTGCGGATTGACCTTGCCGTAGATCCACAGATACCCGAGTAACCCGTAGACCACCCCCGACAGGCCACCAAAGGCGGGACCGGAGGCGAGAAATTGCGCCATGGCCGACACGACCGCCGTCACCAGCGTCACCCCGACCAGCTGCGGCCCGGACTGGAAGCGCTCAATGATGCGCCCCAGCTCCATCCACCAGAGCAGGTTGAAGGCCAGATGCAGCAGGCCGAAATGCAGTAGCATGGGCGTGACGGCACGCCAGGGCTCCAGCGCCAGCATGCCCAGCGATTCCGGGAACATCAGGTAGCGGTAGACCGTGGGGCCCATGAACTGCTGCGCCAGGAACACCACCAGCGTGACGCCGAGCACCGCCCGGGTCACCGGGCCCATGCTCGACAGCCAGGCGCCGCTGAACAGCGGCGGCTGGTCCAGATCGCCGCGGTCCCCGTCCTGACGGGCTTGCGCCGGCGCACTCGCCTGCCAGGCCGCGCCAGCAAAACGCGGATCAGCCGGGTTCCGCAGAAACAGTTCCACCAGGGCGCGCGCTTCATCAAAACGAGCAGCATCCTGCAAATACAGCACCACCTCGCCCTGCTCGTCGCGAACCCGTGCGGCGATACCGTCGCCGCGCAAGGCCGCTACCAGCAGATGGGCGGGCTGGGCATGTCTGAAACGGGCCAGTTCAATCATCCTGAGCTTCCCGAAGGGCCTCCATGACTACGATACGTTGTTCGGCAGGCAGCGCGGCGATCCGTTCCACCTCCCGCCAGAAGCACGACCAGTGTCCACCACAATCGAGCAGCAGGGCGTCAAATGCCGGCACCCAGTCATTGTAGTCACTGAAGGTGTTGAGCTGGGCATTATTCAAGGGCCCGGCAAACCAGTTGGCGTAGCGCCCCAGCGCGGGCTCGGCCTCACGCGCCTGCTCGAAGGTGTCACGCAAGCGCGCCTGTATGGTCTGCTTGCCAGCACGCAGACGGGCCGGCTCTTCTTCGCTGGCGTACAGCCGCGCCAGGTCGGCCCGGGCGTCGCTGACCATGGCCAGCACCCGGGCGCGCAACGCGGCCGACAGGGTGATCTCGTCAATCAGCGCAGGATCTCCCTGCGCGGCGAGCCAGCGGCGGGCGCCCTCGCGGCCCACCGTGGTGGCCAGACTCTCGTTGAAACGCGTATCACCGCGCAGATAGAAACGCCGGTGGGCCAGTTCATGAAACAACAGGTCGGCCACCTGGGCTTCATTACCGGCCAGCATGGGTGTGGTCAGCGGATCGGCAAACCAGCCGAGCGTGGAATAGGCAATGGCACCGCCACCGTAGACATCATACCCCTGAGCGCGCAAACGCTCGGCCTCGCGCTCGGCACGCGCCAGGTCAAAGAAGCCACGATAGCTGGTGCACCCCGCCACCGGAAAACACCAGGTGCGCGGGCTCAGGGAAAATTCGGGGGCGGCAAACAGATTCCAGACCACGAAGCCGCGATCCAGGGTCACGTAGCTGCGATAGGCGTTATCGACCGGCAGCGCCAGTTCATTCTCGGCAAAGACCAGCATCGCCTCGGTGCGCGCCAGGCGCTCGCGCACGGAAACCGGGGTGTCCGGGTCAGCCAGCACCTGCTCCACCGGCGTGCGGGCACGCATCAACTCGCCATGCCCGCGCGCCAGATGCATGTAATAGCCCGCCTGGCAGCCGCTCAACACCAGCAGCATGGCGATCACCAGGCAGCGTCTCAGGGATCTCATGTCGCATGTCTCCGTGAATCCGGAGGGCATTATCCATGGG
This region of Isoalcanivorax indicus genomic DNA includes:
- a CDS encoding rhomboid family intramembrane serine protease, whose product is MIELARFRHAQPAHLLVAALRGDGIAARVRDEQGEVVLYLQDAARFDEARALVELFLRNPADPRFAGAAWQASAPAQARQDGDRGDLDQPPLFSGAWLSSMGPVTRAVLGVTLVVFLAQQFMGPTVYRYLMFPESLGMLALEPWRAVTPMLLHFGLLHLAFNLLWWMELGRIIERFQSGPQLVGVTLVTAVVSAMAQFLASGPAFGGLSGVVYGLLGYLWIYGKVNPQAGYGLRREIVLFMLAWLVICYVGLAGIVANEAHLFGLLSGCALGAATGWYRREKYYRR
- a CDS encoding aminopeptidase encodes the protein MRSLRRCLVIAMLLVLSGCQAGYYMHLARGHGELMRARTPVEQVLADPDTPVSVRERLARTEAMLVFAENELALPVDNAYRSYVTLDRGFVVWNLFAAPEFSLSPRTWCFPVAGCTSYRGFFDLARAEREAERLRAQGYDVYGGGAIAYSTLGWFADPLTTPMLAGNEAQVADLLFHELAHRRFYLRGDTRFNESLATTVGREGARRWLAAQGDPALIDEITLSAALRARVLAMVSDARADLARLYASEEEPARLRAGKQTIQARLRDTFEQAREAEPALGRYANWFAGPLNNAQLNTFSDYNDWVPAFDALLLDCGGHWSCFWREVERIAALPAEQRIVVMEALREAQDD